A window from Planococcus maritimus encodes these proteins:
- a CDS encoding Na+/H+ antiporter gives MELLLTILILLIALLVSNVVSHYVPQVPTALIQVALGTIIVLVFEDFTFELEAEWFLLLFIAPLLFNDGRHFPREELWRMRGPIFGNAVILVLLTTMIGGYFIHWLIEDIPLAAAFALAAILSPTDPVAVNGISQRVRIPSNVLSLVRGESLINDASGLVAFNYAVAAVVTGTFSLYSAIFNFSYKFLAGALLGALLALLFVGIRLLFRKQGINDVTFHSLLQIMTPFIIFVIADELLGASGVIAVVVGGIVHSLVQEDTEALVAEEQMLTENIWTIITFVLNGIIFLLLGLNIPGAMSGALENPSVDESVLLSYVLAITAMLLGIRFIWAYLFSHYEYRFGKMEDAAKPTLKLTLFVSLTGVRGTVTMVGILSLPMIIEGGYIFPERSLLLFLAVGTILSTLLLATVCLPLLSKGKLAGSEDGETIDLEEARRRLLLASIARIKSELTEANETAAYELMDEYRLRFQQVQPEGEEAKEANKKYQRRMKEVRLKALKAERRYIEKVKKTDGMEREVYEAFEHSLNRREEAIAHNARSTLLYLQGKLIRAWRRFRGENWQDEEIRLVEYQVGREVQLKALEAALENLEAHHEKASRKDIVESVLTEYRKMISRLRKPETLYDERYEMQKEELRINVMDMGRAKIYDMYDAAEITRQQAKELRKYINYIESVTLYDPTE, from the coding sequence ATGGAATTATTGCTGACTATATTGATCCTGTTGATCGCGCTTCTCGTTTCCAATGTAGTGAGCCACTATGTGCCACAAGTGCCGACAGCGCTTATCCAAGTAGCGCTCGGAACGATCATCGTGCTGGTCTTCGAGGATTTCACCTTTGAATTGGAAGCCGAATGGTTTCTACTATTGTTTATCGCACCGCTCCTCTTTAACGATGGGCGGCATTTTCCGCGTGAGGAATTATGGCGGATGCGCGGGCCGATCTTCGGCAATGCAGTTATCCTGGTGCTGCTGACGACAATGATCGGTGGGTATTTTATCCACTGGCTCATTGAAGACATTCCACTGGCCGCTGCCTTCGCGCTTGCTGCCATCCTGTCGCCGACAGACCCGGTCGCAGTAAACGGCATCTCACAGCGCGTCCGTATTCCAAGCAACGTATTAAGTTTGGTGCGGGGAGAATCACTGATCAATGATGCTTCGGGGCTCGTCGCATTTAATTATGCGGTCGCCGCAGTCGTAACGGGTACCTTTTCGCTGTACTCCGCGATTTTTAATTTTTCCTATAAATTTCTTGCGGGCGCGCTGCTCGGGGCCTTATTGGCTTTATTATTTGTTGGAATTCGCTTGTTATTCCGCAAGCAAGGCATCAATGACGTGACCTTCCATTCGCTTTTGCAAATCATGACGCCGTTCATCATCTTTGTCATCGCAGATGAACTATTGGGTGCGTCTGGCGTTATCGCAGTAGTCGTCGGTGGCATTGTCCATTCGCTCGTGCAAGAAGACACGGAAGCTCTAGTCGCAGAAGAGCAAATGCTGACGGAAAATATTTGGACGATCATCACGTTTGTCTTGAACGGCATCATCTTCCTCTTGCTCGGGCTCAATATTCCAGGCGCGATGAGCGGCGCATTGGAAAACCCGAGCGTGGATGAAAGTGTCTTGCTGTCTTATGTGCTGGCGATCACGGCCATGTTGCTTGGCATTCGCTTTATTTGGGCGTATTTGTTTTCCCATTACGAATACCGCTTTGGCAAGATGGAAGATGCCGCTAAGCCAACTCTCAAATTGACTTTATTCGTCAGCTTGACGGGTGTACGCGGAACCGTGACTATGGTCGGTATTTTGTCTTTGCCAATGATCATAGAAGGCGGCTATATCTTTCCAGAACGTTCCTTGTTGCTGTTTTTGGCAGTCGGGACGATCCTTTCGACCTTGCTGTTGGCGACCGTATGTTTGCCGCTGCTCAGTAAAGGCAAACTGGCGGGAAGCGAGGACGGCGAAACCATCGATTTAGAAGAAGCGCGGCGCCGGCTATTGCTGGCATCGATCGCCCGCATCAAATCGGAATTGACCGAGGCGAATGAAACCGCGGCGTACGAATTGATGGATGAATACCGCTTGCGTTTCCAGCAAGTGCAGCCGGAAGGCGAGGAAGCGAAAGAAGCCAATAAAAAATACCAACGCCGTATGAAAGAAGTTCGGCTGAAGGCGTTAAAAGCAGAGCGCCGCTATATCGAAAAAGTAAAGAAGACAGATGGCATGGAGCGCGAGGTCTACGAAGCATTCGAACATTCCTTAAATCGCCGCGAGGAAGCGATTGCCCACAACGCCCGCTCGACGCTTTTGTATCTGCAAGGCAAACTGATCCGGGCGTGGCGGAGATTCCGCGGGGAAAACTGGCAGGACGAGGAAATCCGGCTGGTCGAATATCAAGTCGGCCGTGAAGTGCAATTGAAGGCACTCGAAGCCGCCCTTGAAAACTTGGAAGCCCATCACGAAAAAGCTAGCCGCAAAGACATCGTTGAGTCAGTTCTAACCGAATACCGAAAAATGATCAGTCGTTTGAGAAAGCCGGAAACCTTGTATGACGAACGTTATGAGATGCAAAAAGAAGAGCTGCGCATCAATGTTATGGACATGGGCCGCGCCAAAATTTATGATATGTACGATGCCGCCGAAATCACCAGGCAGCAAGCGAAGGAACTAAGAAAATACATCAATTATATTGAAAGCGTCACTTTATACGATCCGACGGAATGA